In Microbacterium laevaniformans, a single window of DNA contains:
- a CDS encoding integrase core domain-containing protein, protein MIRVEAGMSTARFCKLIDMPERTWRRWQAKARQEQPPKGPWPQPARDAARPLVVKHALAKPAWGHRKIWAMTRHDGHKVSQATVLRLLRDDGLILPSEYQKQRRELAKDRKAAFARNPNGPNQVWQLDFSEFETTQGGTWRIAGCRDWFSKLEYPFHVSPTANQYDAIAAIELALAEYERLFGHPLVDECEVDADTGELLPVLTIVTDNGGPFRSLNFELFIMRHPELRHVRTRVKSPGQNGSRERGFGTLKYERLFLDEIPDALTLIERAEDYRVEYNTERPHEAIAWNRPLEVHLGLADPTTPTFETEEILPTT, encoded by the coding sequence GTGATCCGCGTCGAGGCGGGCATGTCGACCGCGAGGTTCTGCAAGCTGATCGATATGCCCGAACGCACCTGGCGACGCTGGCAGGCCAAGGCGCGGCAGGAACAGCCGCCGAAGGGGCCGTGGCCGCAGCCGGCGAGGGATGCCGCTCGGCCGCTGGTGGTGAAGCATGCGTTGGCGAAGCCGGCGTGGGGTCACCGGAAGATCTGGGCGATGACGCGGCACGACGGGCACAAGGTGTCGCAGGCGACGGTGCTGCGGTTGCTGCGTGACGACGGGCTGATCCTGCCGTCGGAGTACCAGAAGCAGCGTCGGGAGTTGGCGAAGGACCGGAAGGCAGCGTTCGCTCGCAACCCGAACGGACCGAACCAGGTGTGGCAGCTGGACTTCAGCGAGTTCGAGACCACCCAGGGCGGGACCTGGCGGATCGCGGGGTGTCGGGACTGGTTCTCGAAGCTCGAGTACCCGTTCCATGTGTCGCCGACGGCGAACCAGTACGACGCGATCGCCGCGATCGAACTCGCCTTGGCCGAGTACGAGCGTCTGTTCGGGCACCCGCTCGTCGACGAGTGTGAGGTCGATGCGGACACCGGGGAGCTGCTGCCGGTCCTCACCATCGTCACGGACAATGGCGGCCCGTTCCGGTCGTTGAACTTCGAGTTGTTCATCATGCGTCACCCCGAGCTTCGGCATGTCCGCACCCGGGTGAAGTCGCCAGGCCAGAACGGGTCACGCGAACGCGGGTTCGGGACGCTGAAGTACGAGCGGCTGTTCCTCGACGAGATCCCGGACGCCTTGACGCTCATCGAGCGGGCCGAGGACTACCGAGTCGAGTACAACACCGAGCGCCCTCATGAGGCGATCGCCTGGAACCGGCCACTGGAGGTGCACCTCGGCCTGGCCGACCCCACCACCCCCACCTTTGAAACAGAAGAAATCCTGCCAACTACTTGA
- the istB gene encoding IS21-like element helper ATPase IstB: protein MAGKTDVAKQITYLAGALKAPRITEAAARMADQARDAGWSFEDYLAAVLEREVSARNASGAELRIKAAGLPSRKTLEDFDWDAQPATRQQIAALASGGFLLEAQNVVLLGPPGTGKTHLATALGIVAARHGHRVLFATATDWVTRLTDAHRQGNLPRELTRLRRYGLIIVDEVGYLPFEQDAANLFFQLVSSRYEHASLILTSNLPFSSWGGVFGDQAVAAAMIDRIVHHADVLTLKGASYRLRGRGIDSLPSIRTTTDETPS, encoded by the coding sequence ATGGCCGGCAAGACCGACGTCGCAAAGCAGATCACCTATCTCGCCGGCGCACTCAAGGCACCCCGGATCACGGAGGCCGCAGCCCGGATGGCGGACCAAGCACGCGACGCCGGTTGGTCGTTCGAGGACTACCTCGCCGCCGTCCTCGAACGCGAAGTGAGCGCTCGCAACGCCTCCGGCGCGGAGCTGCGGATCAAAGCCGCTGGCTTGCCGAGCCGGAAGACGCTCGAGGACTTCGACTGGGACGCGCAACCGGCCACTCGGCAGCAGATCGCCGCGCTCGCTTCGGGAGGGTTCCTCCTCGAAGCGCAGAACGTGGTCCTGCTCGGCCCTCCCGGGACGGGGAAGACGCACCTCGCGACCGCGCTCGGGATCGTCGCTGCCCGCCACGGGCACCGGGTGTTGTTCGCGACTGCGACGGACTGGGTCACCCGCCTCACCGACGCCCACCGGCAAGGCAACCTGCCACGAGAGCTCACCCGGCTTCGCCGTTACGGACTGATCATCGTCGACGAAGTCGGCTACCTCCCGTTCGAACAAGACGCCGCCAACCTCTTCTTCCAGCTGGTCTCGTCACGCTACGAACACGCGTCGCTGATCCTGACCTCGAACCTGCCGTTCTCCAGCTGGGGTGGCGTCTTCGGCGACCAGGCCGTCGCCGCCGCGATGATCGACCGCATCGTTCACCACGCCGACGTCCTCACCCTCAAAGGCGCCAGCTACCGACTCCGCGGCAGAGGCATCGACAGCCTCCCCAGCATCCGCACCACCACCGACGAAACACCTAGCTAG
- the istA gene encoding IS21 family transposase has translation MITLEDWALIRRLAGEGVPNAHIAERLGISRTTVIKAVNSESPPHYERTAAPTSFTPFESRVRALLLETPTMPATVLAERVGWTGSIRWFRDNVKRLRPEQQRLDPADRITWAAGDAAQCDLWFPPKKIPLEDGTAKLLPVLVITPAHCRFTTGVMIPTRKTEDLLLGTWQLIEQLGRVPRRLIWDNEPGIGRGRRHADGVDAFMGTLAAKLVLLPPRDPESKGIVERRNGWFETSFMPGRSFASPADFNEQFTDWLGVANQRRVRTLAASPISLLPADLAAMLPLPPIPLHLGWRNRIRLGRDYYVRIDTNDYSVDPRAIGRIVDVTADLDRVRVRLDGRIIADHTRVWARGMVITDPAHREAAAVLRREFQQPRLVPVGDDLTRDLADYDRAFGLVEGSN, from the coding sequence GTGATCACTTTGGAGGACTGGGCGTTGATCCGGAGGCTGGCCGGCGAGGGCGTGCCGAACGCGCATATTGCCGAGCGGTTGGGGATCTCGAGGACCACGGTCATCAAGGCGGTGAACTCGGAATCGCCGCCTCACTATGAGCGGACAGCGGCGCCGACGTCGTTCACACCGTTCGAGTCGCGGGTGCGTGCGTTGCTGCTGGAGACGCCGACGATGCCGGCGACGGTGCTCGCGGAGCGGGTCGGGTGGACGGGCTCGATCCGGTGGTTCCGTGACAACGTGAAGCGGTTGCGGCCCGAGCAGCAGCGTCTCGATCCCGCGGATCGGATCACGTGGGCGGCGGGGGACGCGGCGCAGTGCGATTTGTGGTTCCCGCCGAAGAAGATCCCGCTCGAGGACGGGACAGCGAAGCTGTTGCCGGTGCTGGTGATCACCCCGGCGCATTGCCGGTTCACGACGGGAGTGATGATCCCGACTCGGAAGACCGAGGATCTGCTGCTCGGGACCTGGCAGCTGATCGAGCAGCTCGGCCGGGTTCCGCGTCGGCTGATCTGGGACAACGAGCCCGGCATCGGGCGAGGACGCCGTCACGCGGACGGAGTCGACGCGTTCATGGGAACCCTCGCGGCCAAGCTCGTGCTGCTGCCGCCGCGGGATCCGGAATCGAAAGGGATCGTGGAACGCCGCAACGGTTGGTTCGAGACATCGTTCATGCCGGGCCGGTCATTCGCCTCGCCCGCGGACTTCAACGAGCAGTTCACCGACTGGCTCGGAGTCGCCAACCAGCGGAGGGTGCGCACCCTGGCCGCCTCTCCGATCTCGCTGCTGCCTGCGGATCTGGCGGCGATGTTGCCGTTGCCGCCGATCCCGTTGCATCTGGGCTGGCGGAACCGGATCCGGCTCGGCCGCGACTACTACGTCCGCATCGACACGAACGACTACTCCGTCGACCCGCGCGCGATCGGCAGGATCGTCGACGTCACCGCGGACCTGGACCGGGTCCGCGTCCGCCTCGATGGACGGATCATCGCCGACCACACCCGTGTCTGGGCGCGAGGAATGGTGATCACCGACCCCGCGCATCGAGAAGCTGCGGCCGTCCTACGACGCGAGTTCCAGCAGCCGCGACTTGTTCCAGTCGGCGACGATCTGACTCGGGATCTCGCGGACTACGACCGCGCGTTCGGGCTCGTCGAGGGGAGCAACTGA